The sequence CGCTACCAATTGCGCCAAGGCCCCTTGGGTGGGTCAGGAGTGGGGCAGCGAGTCGGTCGCCTCGGACCAGAGGGCCTGCTCGGCCTTGGACTCCTGGAGCTTCTTGTTCGCGAACGCCGCGCCGGCCGCAGCGAGGACGAGAAGGACGACCTTCTTGATCACCTGTGACCTCCGGTGGTCTCGAGAGTGGGCCTAACTGGACTTGAACCAGTGACCTCTGTCTTATCAGGACAGCGCTCTAACCGTCTGAGCTATAGGCCCTCGTGTGGTGTGAACCAAGCCGGAACACTACCCGACCGTCGAGGGGACGGACAAAACGGGTTGGGGGTCTCGACACGCCGCCTCGGCCCTCGGCGGCGGCTCGACCACCAAGGGTCAGTCGACGTCCTCGGAGAGGGTGACCTCGACGCCGCCCAGGAGGGCGGCGGCCATGTTGTAGAGGAAGGCCGACAGGGTCGCTGCCGCGGTGATGAGTACGACGTCCACCGCGGCGACCAGCATCGTGAAGCCGAGCACGCGGGAGGTGCCGACGTAGTCCTCGACCTGGAAGGAGGAGATGTCGTCGCCGCCGATGCCGGACTGGACCGTCTCGTTGATCGAGTCCCACACGCCGGCGGCGCCCAGCACCTGCCAG comes from Nocardioides panacisoli and encodes:
- a CDS encoding DLW-39 family protein, with the protein product MIKKVVLLVLAAAGAAFANKKLQESKAEQALWSEATDSLPHS